In Fodinicola acaciae, the following proteins share a genomic window:
- a CDS encoding PucR family transcriptional regulator, whose protein sequence is MLAPLTVADLLDLPVVRAGRPEVLAGRENLARPVRWVHVSELDDIAGLLSGGEVILSTGIALPDSAAKLRAYADALAGAEAVALVVELGRRFTALPAALVRACERHGLPLVALRRQVAFVRITEAAHARIIEAQTAALRSSEQAHQIFTALAVDGAEPADIVREVCRATGCPVVFENLAHQVLAYDAAGLPVDDLLADWEGRSRAAAADARTAVCGPEGWLVTAVAARGEVFGRLVMIPPGAPAADHPMLLERAATALTLNRLMERDRETLEQQAQRSILTDIIHGRFVSEADMHARTAALGVRTKGQFLVAVVVDLPAGKSAGLRDYDGELVAGALRAAKVSGVVAAMSEGRVGILLPVERAADRPVVLRRLCQRLQANSRHERGEGACVGVGTTVADLAELRRSFAEAGHVADAARGAGEHKLFYELPDIQLPGLLYVLRDDPRLQAFVERTLAPLLENDRRTGRDLLAVLRAFLQHPDNKSRAATEAHVSRPAFYARLTEIERLLDVDLGSADTRTSLHAAVMALDSLRRRPNSRNTF, encoded by the coding sequence GTGCTCGCCCCGCTCACCGTCGCCGACCTGCTCGACCTGCCGGTGGTACGCGCGGGCCGGCCGGAAGTGCTTGCCGGGCGGGAAAACCTGGCGCGGCCGGTGCGCTGGGTCCATGTGAGCGAGCTGGACGACATCGCCGGTCTGCTGTCCGGCGGCGAAGTGATCCTCTCCACCGGCATCGCTTTGCCTGACTCCGCGGCAAAACTCCGCGCATACGCGGACGCGCTCGCCGGCGCCGAGGCGGTGGCATTGGTGGTGGAGCTCGGCCGCCGGTTCACCGCGTTGCCGGCCGCGCTGGTACGCGCGTGCGAACGGCATGGCCTGCCGCTGGTCGCGTTACGGCGGCAGGTGGCTTTCGTCCGCATCACCGAGGCGGCGCACGCCCGGATCATCGAGGCGCAGACCGCGGCGTTGCGCTCATCCGAGCAGGCGCACCAGATTTTCACCGCGCTGGCCGTCGACGGCGCCGAGCCGGCCGACATCGTCCGCGAGGTGTGCCGCGCGACCGGATGTCCGGTGGTGTTCGAAAACCTGGCGCACCAGGTGCTCGCGTACGACGCGGCCGGCCTGCCGGTCGACGATCTGCTGGCCGATTGGGAGGGCCGCTCGCGGGCCGCCGCGGCCGACGCGCGTACGGCGGTGTGCGGACCGGAAGGCTGGTTGGTCACCGCGGTCGCGGCGCGCGGCGAGGTTTTCGGCCGGCTGGTGATGATCCCGCCCGGCGCGCCGGCCGCCGACCATCCGATGTTGTTGGAGCGCGCGGCCACCGCGCTCACGCTCAACCGGCTGATGGAACGCGACCGCGAGACGCTGGAACAGCAGGCACAGCGGTCGATCCTGACCGACATCATCCACGGCCGGTTCGTTTCCGAAGCCGACATGCACGCGCGCACCGCCGCACTTGGCGTACGCACCAAAGGTCAGTTCCTGGTCGCCGTCGTCGTCGACCTGCCGGCCGGAAAATCCGCCGGATTGCGCGATTACGACGGCGAGCTGGTCGCCGGTGCGTTGCGTGCCGCCAAAGTTTCCGGTGTCGTCGCGGCGATGTCGGAAGGCCGGGTCGGCATCCTGTTGCCGGTCGAGCGGGCCGCCGACCGTCCGGTGGTCCTGCGCCGGCTCTGCCAGCGACTGCAGGCAAACAGCCGGCACGAGCGCGGCGAAGGCGCGTGTGTCGGCGTCGGTACGACGGTGGCCGACCTGGCCGAGCTGCGCCGCTCCTTTGCCGAGGCGGGTCATGTCGCCGACGCGGCGCGCGGTGCGGGTGAGCACAAGCTTTTCTATGAACTGCCGGACATTCAACTGCCCGGCCTGCTCTACGTGCTGCGCGACGACCCGCGGCTGCAGGCGTTCGTGGAGCGTACGCTCGCGCCGCTGTTGGAAAACGACCGCCGCACCGGCCGTGACCTGCTCGCCGTGCTGCGCGCTTTTCTCCAGCACCCGGACAACAAGTCGCGCGCCGCCACCGAAGCGCACGTGTCACGGCCGGCGTTCTACGCGCGGCTCACCGAGATCGAGCGTTTGCTTGACGTCGACCTCGGTTCGGCCGACACGCGCACGTCCCTCCACGCTGCGGTAATGGCGCTGGACTCGTTGCGCCGACGCCCAAATTCAAGAAACACGTTCTAA
- a CDS encoding LysE family translocator, giving the protein MTLTSYLSYLAFAIVVIVAPGPDFALTVANTLRGGRTGGMLTSLGIATSNVVQGTAAALGLGALIVHSQLAFNVIRWAGVAYLCYLGVQTIRSAIKGQYAIDDTADVNGGRKAPAWLRFQQGFLSNITNPKVLTLYLSVLPQFLGTSAALPDALLLAYSHAFFGFAWLVVLVTFLHQIRAFLRRRRVRRTLDAATGVAMLGFGAKLATEAH; this is encoded by the coding sequence ATGACCCTGACCAGCTATCTTTCCTATCTGGCCTTCGCGATCGTGGTCATCGTCGCGCCGGGTCCGGATTTTGCGTTGACGGTGGCCAACACGCTGCGCGGTGGACGCACCGGCGGCATGCTGACCTCGCTGGGGATCGCCACCAGCAACGTCGTGCAGGGCACGGCCGCCGCGCTCGGCCTCGGTGCGCTGATCGTGCATTCACAGCTGGCGTTCAACGTCATCCGCTGGGCCGGTGTCGCCTATCTCTGTTATCTCGGCGTGCAGACGATCCGCTCGGCGATCAAAGGCCAGTACGCGATCGACGACACCGCCGATGTCAACGGCGGCAGGAAAGCGCCGGCCTGGTTGCGCTTTCAGCAGGGTTTTCTGTCCAATATCACCAATCCGAAGGTGCTGACACTCTATCTGTCCGTGCTGCCGCAGTTTCTGGGCACCTCCGCCGCGCTCCCGGACGCGCTGTTGCTCGCGTATTCGCACGCGTTCTTCGGGTTCGCCTGGCTCGTTGTGCTGGTGACCTTCCTGCACCAGATCCGCGCGTTCCTGCGTCGCCGGCGGGTCCGCCGTACGCTGGACGCGGCGACCGGCGTGGCGATGCTCGGGTTCGGCGCGAAACTGGCGACCGAAGCGCACTGA